TGTGCAATGGTCAGTAATTTAAACTTTTTTATAACAGACATCAAAAGATTATATTAATTAACCGATATATACCTGAGAACAAACTCTCTTTCAAGTGAGTACAAGAGATAAAAACCATAACCCATCACCACAAAGCCAATTAAATAATCTAATTGTAATACTAAACTTAATCAGTTCAActgtgtgtttgattttttttttaaattgtattattattttcataaatttattctttAATCtgtaaaaaattattggaattccttttgtaaaacaaaaaattatgtaATTGTCATAATACTTTTAACTACAGTTATTTCTGGTTCaccaaaaaaaacttttaaCTAAAGATAACTTTTATCTTTAGTTAACCACCTTCAATAGTCAATACCAAGAATTCAATACTGTGATTATTACAAGAGTAAAAATGCTCTTACAATGCCAACTAATTCCGTTTTACACTTTACTAGGAATTAATATCAAAGATTATATAACTTCCTAGTTTTGGACTAACAATAAAAAGTAATAAACCCCACAAAAAGGAAAATTAATTGGGTTACTTGCAAATCAAAGATTTAGCTATATATATACTCATGGAATCCAACAACAAAGAGCACATTTCTTTCCACTTTTCCACTATGATGTCCAAGAAGAAGTCTAGCTTAGGTCGCCAAAAAATCCCCATTGAGAAAATACCCAAAAAAAGTCATCTCCAAGTCACTTTCTCTAAGCGTCGTTCAGGGCTCTTTAAAAAGGCTAGTGAGCTTTGCACCCTTTGTGGTGTTGAGATTGCGATTGTAGTGTTCTCACCCGCTGATAAAGCATTCTCTTTTGGCCACCCAGAAGTTGAGTCTATCATTGATCGTTATCTGACTCGAAACCCTCCACAAGAGCCTTCTGGTGCTCACCAATTTGTTGAGGCTCATCGAAATGCTAACTTGCGTGATCTCAACATGCAATTGACTCAATTTCTTAACCATTTAGAGATTGAAAAGAAGCAAGGAGATGAGATTGATAATGTGAGGAGGGAGAGGCAGAGGCAATTTTGGTGGGAGAGCCCTGTTGATGAACTTGGCTTGCATGAGTTGATCCAATTGAAGGGTTCTGTTGAGGAGCTTAAGGACAACTTGGGGAAACTTGCTACCAAATTCATTATGGAACAATGCAATAgcaacatatcttcagtaaatatTGGGGCTAGTGGACTTGGACTTTATGATGCTTCCTTTGAGAACAAATATGGTGCTACAATTCCTAATGCTTATAATTATCTTGGTTTTCGGCAGGGGAATCTTTAAACTTCTTGTCAATTTTCTTTTAGATGCAGGAGTGAATCACAACTGGCATCTTACTTaattcgtttttctttttcaagaATAAAGGGAAATGATCGAAAGCAATTTTCCTTTCACCAAGAACTCCTTGGgaataaaatttcatattttcctttgttttgttgctttcttcttgggatGTAGATTTACAtatgtatttaaataaaaaagaagtcCTTGGTAACATAGAAGTAATAGTGTGTATTCTTTTTGGTACAATGGTAAAGGGTGTAATTATAATTAACATCCTTTTAAATAACCCGAATTCTCAATTTACATACTTAGGTagtgtttggcccaacttttTTGCAGCTTAAAAGTTCCTTAAAAATAAAAGTTGGGCCAAACAGTTTTTTAAAAAGCTCCTAAAATTATAAGTTACTTATTTTTTATGaaggaaaacataaaaaaaactctaaaaataaaagttgattTGAGTAacttttttctaaaaatcaacttattttattttattgtgctTTATGTCTTCCTCTGTGATAATATCTTCCCCTAAGCAACCAGTTCTTGAGTCTGCTCTTTCCCCTcctgcaacttcttcttcttctctgtcGCGTCCCTCCGTCGACTTCTTCTCCACCGCGTCTCTTCCCCTTCGgcgacttcttcttcttcgtcgcATCCCTTCCCTCTGGCGACTTCTTCTCCG
This is a stretch of genomic DNA from Lotus japonicus ecotype B-129 chromosome 1, LjGifu_v1.2. It encodes these proteins:
- the LOC130744552 gene encoding agamous-like MADS-box protein AGL62; its protein translation is MSKKKSSLGRQKIPIEKIPKKSHLQVTFSKRRSGLFKKASELCTLCGVEIAIVVFSPADKAFSFGHPEVESIIDRYLTRNPPQEPSGAHQFVEAHRNANLRDLNMQLTQFLNHLEIEKKQGDEIDNVRRERQRQFWWESPVDELGLHELIQLKGSVEELKDNLGKLATKFIMEQCNSNISSVNIGASGLGLYDASFENKYGATIPNAYNYLGFRQGNL